In Megalopta genalis isolate 19385.01 chromosome 7, iyMegGena1_principal, whole genome shotgun sequence, a single window of DNA contains:
- the LOC117221754 gene encoding uncharacterized protein LOC117221754 → MANTSALPRSSAGLCPPNDFDGIIGRIDSLRLSCETSPKIADRDEPADRKKKWNISLDNENNDEKKDPDDNGNEEDADRTDQLIARGPMKSQFLSGIRDRPYDWSTDRQPNLQAPRSNEAYLFDYEETAVQILRDKESCERLNACLDQLQTNARTILDHFSVDGIERSSAIQDANADFAFESACEDDDTALLEKLLRGDFQSAQCYPSGSPMTTTSVATPSQDSPLVSGSESRDSNCTSSTEYPWTQKRLNQAQSPLGSPRIVPVKTYAHSQLTQDLPNSCCSLSPCSTSPSFSSSSNQSYGDPCSPIGYRFVNGILGSRVEERFNEDLDNFSFWNDSFKAFEKNGNCAETVQPAEDSSNVDTIDNNELQLVEEVLRDLGENKEREIVEQPAHRRPARPDKIPNASTNANFTSYRNNSDVSRISYETSPSCNPIFDYRIPNIGSSMTRDYDAIVPNAPPARNDAADGYRFTEPALPSFIAQPLVTGSSAARPVANGLNNVGDIASQLLLTERRRKQSVGEFRTPKYTNDGDDLHTPKSVANFESTPRSYVRRNSDRNIIPWPLLKLPSVKASERLKNAVEPAEVERAMEKLLKLPPEDLAKQDSDGYTMLMCLVSNPANLVKKIAFLAPLVERTPRDVLTHSNNRGEDALYLAALNCPQYSYVAGYLAATMLQKSIDVSQQLYNTRGNTLVHLVAGQGDSHAEIMAELLALRTVQGNRVFDLSKRNYDGKTALHVAIESHEPVTKKVSSVATVKLLLKCGADPRVKERKCGDSALHMAISLTSDPTLVKVLLDEYAADLVNAVNYNHDTPLHAAATVSSNVPVEKQRELFWLLIQAGGQTNLSNRQGKVPLALVSPERKSLIKKVIYKRS, encoded by the exons ATGGCGAACACGAGCGCGCTGCCGAGAAGCTCGGCCGGGCTCTGCCCGCCGAACGATTTCGACGGCATCATCGGGAGGATCGACAGCCTGCGGCTGTCCTGCGAGACCAGCCCGAAGATCGCGGATCGCGATGAGCCGGCGGATCGCAAGAAGAAATGGAATATATCGttggacaacgagaacaacgacgaGAAAAAGGATCCGGACGACAACGGGAACGAGGAGGACGCGGATCGCACGGATCAGTTGATCGCACGTGGACCGATGAAGTCGCAGTTCCTCTCGGGGATCAGGGACAGGCCTTACGACTGGTCGACGGACAGACAGCCGAATCTGCAAGCGCCGAGGTCGAACGAAGCGTATCTTTTCGATTACGAGGAGACCGCGGTGCAGATCCTTCGGGACAAGGAGTCCTGCGAGCGGCTGAACGCGTGTCTCGATCAGCTGCAGACCAACGCGAGGACGATCCTGGACCACTTCAGCGTAGACGGGATCGAGAGATCGTCGGCGATCCAAGACGCGAACGCAGAC TTCGCGTTCGAGTCGGCTTGCGAGGACGACGACACCGCGTTGCTGGAGAAGCTGTTGCGCGGCGACTTCCAATCGGCGCAATGCTATCCAAGCGGTAGCCCAATGACGACGACCAGCGTCGCGACGCCCAGCCAGGACTCGCCGCTGGTCTCGGGCTCGGAGAGCAGGGACTCGAATTGCACGTCCAGCACGGAGTATCCTTGGACGCAGAAGCGATTGAATCAGGCCCAAAGTCCGCTAGGGTCTCCCAGG ATCGTTCCTGTTAAGACCTACGCGCATTCGCAGCTGACCCAGGATCTACCAAACTCTTGCTGCTCCCTGTCGCCCTGCTCTACCTCCCCCTCGTTCTCCTCCTCGTCGAACCAGTCGTACGGGGACCCGTGCAGCCCCATCGGCTATCGGTTCGTCAACGGAATCCTCGGCTCCAGGGTCGAGGAGAGATTCAACGAGGATCTGGACAACTTCTCCTTCTGGAACGACAGCTTCAAGGCTTTCGAGAAGAACGGCAACTGTGCGGAGACCGTGCAGCCGGCCGAGGACTCGTCCAACGTCGACACGATCGACAACAACGAGCTCCAGCTGGTCGAGGAAGTCCTGCGGGACCTCGGCGAGAACAAGGAACGGGAGATCGTGGAGCAGCCCGCTCACCGTCGCCCGGCCAGGCCCGACAAGATCCCCAACGCGTCGACCAACGCGAACTTCACCTCCTATCGGAACAACTCGGACGTCTCCAGGATCTCCTACGAAACCTCTCCGAGCTGCAATCCTATATTCGACTACAGGATACCTAATATCGGGAGCTCGATGACCAGGGACTACGACGCCATCGTTCCGAACGCACCACCGGCACGCAACGACGCCGCCGACGGCTACCGATTCACGGAACCAGCGCTACCCTCTTTTATCGCACAGCCCTTGGTCACCGGTTCGTCCGCCGCTCGCCCCGTCGCGAACGGCTTGAACAACGTCGGCGACATCGCGTCGCAGCTTCTTCTCACGGAGCGTCGTCGGAAGCAAAGCGTCGGCGAGTTTCGGACGCCTAAATACACGAACGACGGGGACGATCTTCACACACCGAAATCGGTCGCCAACTTCGAGAGCACGCCGAGATCTTACGTACGACG AAATTCCGATCGTAACATCATACCCTGGCCGTTGCTGAAGCTGCCGTCCGTAAAGGCGAGCGAAAGGCTAAAGAACGCTGTGGAACCGGCGGAAGTGGAACGCGCTATGGAGAAGTTGCTGAAGCTGCCCCCGGAGGATCTCGCGAAACAAGACTCGGACGGCTACAC GATGCTGATGTGCCTGGTGTCGAATCCGGCCAATCTCGTGAAGAAGATAGCCTTCTTGGCGCCGCTGGTCGAGCGCACCCCGAGAGACGTGCTCACCCACAGCAACAATCGCGGGGAGGACGCGCTATATCTGGCAGCTTTGAACTGTCCGCAGTACTCCTACGTCGCCGGATACCTGGCCGCCACGATGTTGCAGAAGTCCATCGACGTCAGCCAGCAATTGTACAACACACGC GGTAACACGCTGGTTCACCTGGTAGCGGGTCAAGGAGACTCCCACGCGGAGATCATGGCCGAGCTGCTGGCATTGAGGACAGTCCAAGGGAACAGGGTGTTTGATCTGTCGAAGCGAAACTACGATG GGAAAACGGCCCTCCACGTGGCCATCGAGTCCCACGAGCCCGTGACGAAGAAGGTCTCGTCCGTGGCGACGGTGAAGTTGTTGCTGAAGTGCGGAGCCGATCccagagtgaaagagagaaaatGCGGCGACAGCGCGCTCCACATGGCTATCTCTTTGACCTCGGATCCTACGTTGGTCAAG GTGTTGTTGGACGAGTATGCCGCCGATTTAGTGAACGCAGTTAATTATAATCACGACACCCCGCTGCACGCCGCGGCCACGGTCTCGAGCAACGTTCCCGTGGAGAAACAAAGGGAgctgttctggctgttgatccAGGCCGGCGGCCAGACGAACCTGTCGAATCGGCAGGGAAAAGTGCCGCTGGCGCTCGTCTCGCCGGAAAGGAAGAGCCTGATCAAAAAAGTCATTTACAAACGATCGTGA
- the LOC117228303 gene encoding uncharacterized protein LOC117228303, with amino-acid sequence MKRMIVPMSFVAAVLGSTVINDQCTIDETSAVSCRCTGSEEFEIPGDFRGYQNTSSLHVQYCRSAHLHDMNLILASHITEIVVDNIDGILRFELIPKSKKLKDLRLSHIRWIPTLTRQIFIYTKEINSLTIENARIGHLGDLFSNTLITNVFLTNVTVEYAEKLYFSEERGNVLRIADSEFQNIANTWNFANFSSVEIVRSRFYLNNPGNLKIEADEVLVKDSVFSNTSISIIAQNSVSTEDICATGKSSMSLYSNKIVSTNNRLPNQINYHQKINLKPDDRNNTICIAGNCKCSETSGQDTYASTIASSFAYRFLMSVVVLTSARVKSF; translated from the exons ATGAAGCGGATGATCGTACCGATGAGCTTCGTGGCGGCGGTTCTCGGATCTACGGTGATCAACGACCAGTGCACGATCGACGAGACGTCGGCAGTGTCCTGTCGATGCACCGGCAGCGAG GAGTTCGAAATTCCCGGCGACTTCCGCGGCTACCAGAACACAAGCAGCCTGCACGTTCAATACTGCCGGTCCGCGCACCTGCACGACATGAACCTGATATTAGCCTCGCACATCACGGAGATCGTCGTGGACAACATAGACGGCATCCTCAGGTTCGAGCTGATCCCCAAATCGAAGAAGCTGAAAGACCTGAGGCTGTCGCATATCCGCTGGATACCGACCTTGACCAGGCAAATATTCATCTACACGAAGGAGATCAACTCGCTGACGATCGAGAACGCGAGGATCGGCCATTTGGGCGATCTATTCTCGAACACCTTGATCACCAACGTTTTCCTGACGAACGTAACGGTCGAGTACGCGGAGAAATTGTACTTCTCCGAGGAGCGGGGCAACGTTTTGCGGATCGCCGACAGCGAGTTCCAAAATATCGCGAACACCTGGAACTTCGCGAACTTCTCGAGCGTGGAAATCGTGCGTTCCAGGTTTTATCTGAACAATCCGGGTAATTTGAAGATCGAAGCCGACGAGGTACTCGTCAAGGATTCCGTGTTCTCGAACACGAGCATCAGCATAATCGCCCAGAACTCCGTCAGCACGGAAGATATCTGCGCGACGGGGAAGAGCTCGATGAGCCTCTACTCGAACAAGATCGTGAGCACGAACAATCGTCTGCCGAATCAGATCAATTACCATCAGAAAATAAACCTGAAGCCGGACGATCGGAACAACACGATCTGCATCGCCGGCAACTGCAAATGCTCGGAAACCAGCGGCCAGGATACGTACGCGTCGACGATCGCGTCGTCGTTCGCGTACCGATTCTTGATGTCGGTCGTTGTTTTAACGTCGGCGCGCGTAAAATCGTTCTGA
- the LOC117221750 gene encoding fatty acyl-CoA reductase wat codes for MVEVLLESCGQDVAVPETGCHMDESTTEYTPRQERDLHVATDEANLSPIQKFYNGQSIFVTGGTGFLGKLLIEKLLRECPGISFIYILVRPKKCKDVHQRVEELFDDPVFGKLKEMQPKFRHQTVAVAGDCSLPGLGISATDRAIITREVSIVMHVAATVRFDEKMNLAVPINVRSPKAVIDLCKEMPGLKSFVHVSTAYANCPRSLIEEKVYEPPMDADKLITLMECVDEKLLEEITPRLLGIWPNTYTFTKAIAESVVKKEAGDLPAGIFRPAIVISTYREPVRGWIDNMYGPTGVAAGAGTGILRSIHCDGSIHANVVPGDFTVNALIACAWDVANRYKSTATKEEQKFDVPVYNYVSKDNAISYDELKTMSEKYGLEFPTEKAIWYYSFRNNKYWIVHLFYVYFFHLIPAMLIDTVTVCVGKQPRMMKLYKKIHKFMDVLNYFTTNRWTFTNETVQAVIDKMSPEDRNNFVCDITTIDWDQYFRTYIRGIRIYLIKDPLDTLPQARVKWQRLYWTHQALKVIFAYALLRICWLVLYYLYRLCTWQSV; via the exons ATGGTGGAAGTTTTGCTAGAGTCCTGCGGCCAGGACGTCGCCGTGCCGGAGACCGGGTGTCACATGGACGAGAGCACGACCGAGTACACCCCGAGGCAGGAGCGCGACCTGCACGTGGCCACGGACGAGGCGAACCTCAGCCCGATACAAAAGTTCTACAACGGGCAGAGCATCTTCGTCACCGGGGGCACCGGGTTCTTGGGGAAGCTGCTGATCGAGAAGCTGCTCAGGGAGTGTCCCGGGATCTCGTTCATCTACATCCTGGTGCGCCCGAAGAAGTGCAAGGACGTGCACCAACGCGTCGAGGAGCTCTTCGACGATCCG GTATTCGGCAAGCTGAAGGAGATGCAACCAAAGTTCAGGCACCAGACGGTCGCGGTAGCGGGAGACTGCAGTTTGCCAGGATTGGGAATCTCTGCGACGGACAGAGCGATAATTACGCGCGAGGTTTCGATCGTTATGCACGTCGCTGCCACCGTCAGGTTCGACGAGAAGATGAACTTGGCTGTACCGATCAACGTGCGCAGTCCCAAGGCTGTGATCGATCTTTGCAAAGAGATGCCGGGCTTAAAG TCGTTCGTGCACGTGTCCACGGCTTACGCTAATTGCCCGCGATCGTTGATCGAGGAAAAAGTGTACGAACCGCCGATGGACGCGGACAAATTGATCACACTGATGGAATGCGTGGACGAGAAACTGCTGGAAGAGATCACGCCCCG ATTGTTGGGCATCTGGCCGAACACTTACACTTTCACGAAGGCGATCGCAGAGAGCGTCGTGAAGAAAGAGGCTGGCGATCTTCCTGCCGGAATATTTCGCCCCGCGATCG TGATATCAACGTATCGGGAACCGGTGCGAGGATGGATCGATAACATGTACGGGCCGACCGGTGTCGCCGCCGGAGCAGGTACCGGGATCCTGCGATCTATTCATTGCGACGGATCGATCCACGCGAACGTGGTGCCCGGGGATTTCACCGTGAACGCTCTGATCGCCTGCGCTTGGGACGTTGCGAATCGCTACAA GTCCACGGCTACCAAAGAAGAGCAGAAGTTCGACGTTCCGGTCTACAATTACGTATCGAAGGACAATGCTATCAGCTACGACGAGCTGAAGACGATGTCCGAGAAATACGGGCTCGAGTTCCCGACCGAGAAGGCGATATGGTATTATAGTTTCCGTAACAACAAGTATTGGATCGTTCACTTGTTCTACGTCTATTTCTTTCACTTGATTCCGGCTATGTTGATCGACACCGTCACGGTATGCGTTGGCAAGCAACCCAG GATGATGAAGCTCTACAAAAAGATACACAAGTTCATGGACGTGTTGAATTACTTCACGACGAACAGATGGACGTTCACGAACGAGACCGTCCAAGCGGTGATCGATAAAATGAGTCCCGAGGATCGAAACAATTTCGTTTGCGACATTACGACGATCGATTGGGACCAGTACTTCCGGACGTACATACGGGGAATTCGTATCTATTTGATCAAGGATCCCCTGGACACGCTTCCGCAGGCGCGAGTCAAATGGCAAAG ATTGTATTGGACCCATCAGGCGCTGAAAGTGATCTTTGCATACGCGCTGCTCCGAATATGTTGGCTGGTGTTGTACTATCTATACCGATTATGCACGTGGCAATCCGTTTAG